The Gloeobacter morelensis MG652769 genome contains the following window.
GCGGCAATCGGATCTGTCTCGTACATACAATAGACCTCTTGCATGAATGGTGAGGAGAGGTCACAAGTGGGGTGGCGACTCTCCCTTCTGCTGATGACTGACCGGCAGATCAAACACCTCAAATCTGCCGAGTTCAAGCGCTTGTGTGGCGTGCAGCCCGAAACCTTCCAGGCGATGGTCGTGGTGCTCCAACCCGCTCTGGAGCGTACCGGCAAACGCGGCGGACAGGCCAAGCTCGCCACCGAAGAGCAGCAACTGGTGGTCGAGCAGTGCACCTGTCGGATACTGAGCACGGTCTGTGGCCGTGGTCGGCTCCACGATTTGCGCTGGTTCAAGAACAGTCGCACGCGCTTTGCCCCGTGGACGAAGTGCCTGGCAGACAAGGGCTACCGGGGGCCAACAGCCAGATGCCGATCAAAAAATGCCGACGCCCAGCCGGGTGTCGGATAAAACGACAGTTCCCGCGCGGAGGCCCGTGCCGGGAGCTGGAAGGCAAGCGACGCTTTTAGCTGCTGGGCTTGTGGCCGCAGATGGTCTCATCCCAATTGTCGGTAGCCGGTTCCTGTTTGCGCAGGCTGAGGGGCCGCATGTCGAGCCAGACGGCGTCGATGTGGGCCAGGCACTCGGCTTTGGAGCCGCGCTTACCGGCCGCGAGCCAGCCCAGGGGCGGCGGGTCGCCTACCGCCCAGATGGAATACTGCTCTTCGTGGTTGACGACCACCTGGTACAGGTCCTGGGGTGCTTCTACGCCGATCGGTTGAGTCATGATCTTCTCCTAATCAGGTTGGTTGGATGATTGGGGCCACCGCCGCCAGAGCAGACGGCCCAAAAGACCCTGCACAGCCAGGGCGGCAGCGTAATTGAAAGCAGGCTGCAGTTCCCGCAAAGACCACCCTGCCGCCGCCTTTTTGTCGCCATCGATGGCGAGCAGCCGGGCCGGACCGTCCCCGTCGAAGCCCACCTCCACCCGGTCGAGGGGTGCTGTAAGCCCATCGCCCGTCGCCTTCAAGCAGGCTTCTTTGCAGGTCCAGCTTCGAAAAAACGCCTGGCGCCTTTTGTCGGCCGGTAAGACTCGAAAGGCCGCCGCTTCGCGCTTGGAGAAGTAGCGCTCGACCAGTGACTCGACTACCAGGGTGGAACGGTTGTACTCGATGTCGATGCCGATTTCCCGGTTCAAAGTGACGGCGTAGAGGGCAAGCCCTGCCGAGTGCGACAGGTTAAAGCGCAGCGGGCTTGCCACAAACGCCCCCGCCAGGGCCGGTTTGCCCGAGCTGCCGTAGCCAAAGTCCAGATCTACGGGCTCGCACTGCAAATAGCCGCTCAAAATTGTTCGCAAAACCCCCCGGCCAATGATGAAGAGGTCGCGGTCGCGCTCGAAGTGGTAGCGCCCGGCGCGCGCGCACTCCTCGGGATCGAGGGTTCGTCGCCACCGGTCCACCGGTCCGAGGGCCTGCAGGGAGACGCACCAGACGTGCAGGTCCCCACTGGCCAGTTCACCGACGCTCGCGCCGGTCAGTGCATCGTCCGCTAAGAGTAATCGAGTTTCCATAGGATCACGCAAGCGTGTAGAGGTCGTGGCCGTCGCAGCGGCGGTTGCGCAGGCGGTTGGCCTCCCTCTGGGTAAATTGGCTGACTGACGGGTTGCCCCGGCTCGGATCGGCTGTGCCCGTGGTGCGCTGCCAGACACCTGGGGCGACCGGCGAAAGTTCGTGGTGGTTGTCGAGTTTGCGGACTTGATACCAGGTGCTCTGTTGGCACTCGGTGCACCAGAAAGCTTCGAGCCAGGTGCGCTGCGGGGCCGGTCCCGTCGCGACGTCGTAGTACAGGGGTCGTTTCTGACTGACGCTGGCCGCGTAACAGCCGTGCACCGGGCACTTGATGCGCCGACCGCCGGGCTGGGTGCGCCGACGATTTCTCTCACACCTTTTCTGCATATCCACCCCTGTTGAAAACAGCACGCTCAAAGGCGCCAAAGGGTTTCGGCAAAGGGGCGGAGATTATCAAAACCGTCACAGCCCGCTTTGAATGATCGCCTCGCATCGATTGGTCGCAATCGATGCCATTCGGCGCGTCGACCAATACAAAATCAACTTCGCCCCAGGATGACTCAGTGGGAAACCCCGGCCTGGGATTGAGAAGCCATCTCGCCGGCCTTGCCCACCCCAATGACCTGCCCGTCCAGCATCCAGACAGTCCGGTCGCCGTAGCTTGTAAAGCGCGGTTCATGGGTGACCATGCAGATGGTCGTCCCGGCCCGGTGCAGTGCACGCAGCAGTTCCATCACCGCTTCGCCGTTGGTGGAATCAAGGTTGCCTGTCGGCTCGTCCGCAAGCAGGATGGCGGGGGTACCGGCCAGGGCGCGGGCGACGGCGACGCGCTGCTGCTGACCTCCCGACAACTGGGCCGGGTAGTGGCGCAGGCGGTGGGACATGCCGACTTGCTCAAGGGCCTGTTCGACGGCCTGTTTGCGCTGAGGAGCGCTAAGGCCGCGGTAGGTGAGGGGCAGTTCGACGTTCTCCGCCACCGTTAGGTCGCCGATCAAGTTGAAACTCTGAAAGATGATGCCGATTTCGCGATTGCGGATCCGCGAGCGTTCATCGACGCTCAGGCGCTCTACCGGCGTGCCGTTGAGAATGTAGCGGCCTTCGCTAATCGAATCGAGCAATCCCAAAATCGACAGCAACGTCGATTTGCCGCAGCCGGAGGGGCCGGTAATCGAGACGAACTCGCCTGGATAAATTTCGAGATGGACGTTCGCCAGGGCGTGGGTTTCCAGTTCGTCGGTGCTGAAACGTTTGGTAATCCCTTCCAGGCGGATCAAGGCTTGTGCGGTCATTATGACTCTCCATAGGTTTGATGAACTAAGTTCACTGCAGGCGGATGCGCTCGGCTTTTTCCTGGGCCGACATGTCAGAGAGAATGACCTGGTCGCCGACTTGCAGACCCTCCAGCACCTCGGCGGTGTTGACCGAACTGCGGCCCAAGCGCACCTGCACGCGCTGTGCATCGTCGGTGCCGCGAATCATCTTGAACAGGCCAACGGTGCTGCGATCCTGACCGGAGGCCGGTCGGCCGATGTAGAGTACGTCTTCGAGGCGCTCCAGTTCGATCACGCCGTCCACGCTCAAATCGAGGCGGGCCCCGGCGGGCAGCGGCCCGCTGAGCGCCAGATCGACGGTGACCGTGCCGTTTTGCACAGCCGGGTCGATCCGGGTCACCCGACCGGGGATAAGCCCGTTGTGGGTATCGACGCTGGCGGGTTGGCCGATTTGAACGTCTTTCGCCTGGGCCTCGGCAATTTTGAGTTCCGCCTTGAGCTGTTTCGGGTCGGCGATGCGCGCCAGGTTGGTGCCGGTGGTCAGTTGCTGGCCGACTTCCGGGGGCAACAGTTGCAAGACCCCGCTCGTACCTGCCCGGACGCGCAGAGCCTGCAACTGGCTCTGCTGTAACTGCAGACGGCTGCGCAACTGGTCAATTTTGGAGCGCTGGACGGCGAGGCGCGCGGCCGCCGCCCGCGTCGCAATGGCGACGCGCTGCTGTTCAAGCTTGCTGCGGGTGCCCAGTTCCGCCGCCCGCACCTGGGAGAGCCTGGCGGTCAGTTTCGGGAGCAGATCTTGTCTTGTGAGGTCTTGATCGACATCGTTTTGAATTTTTGCCTGGCTGTATTCCGACTCGACGGCGGCCAGGGCCGCTTTTTGAGTCAGCAACTGGCTTTCAAGCTCGACCCCCAGGTTGGTGAGCTCCGCCTCGGCGCCTTGAAGTTGCAGGCGCAAGTCCGCGGTCGATTGCTCAAGGATCGGGTTGCTCAGTTCGAGTAAGACCGTGTCGGGTTTCACAATCGCCCCCGGCTTCACGAGGATGCGCTCGACCCGCCCTTCGGTCGTGGAGGCAATCCAGTGCACCTGTTCGCTGATGAGCGTGCCCAGCCCGCGCACCTGGCGCAGCATGGTGCCGCGCTTGACGGTGTCCACCAGCACAGTCGCTCGATCGACGCCGGGCAGGGCCGGCTGGAGGTTGCTCACGGCGAAACTGACCAGGGCCAGTCCCCCGACCGCCACGCCGGAATAGAGGAGCAGACGGAGATAGCGATTGTGCGCTTTTGTTGCGCGTGGGATGTCCATTTTTTCTCCGGAATAATTGAGATATGGCGTTTGGGGCAGGGTTTCAGGCTGCGCGGGACATCAGGCTCGACCCGTGAGCGCTCAGGCGGTCGGGAGTTCCTCTCAACGCCTTCAAGCACTTCCCCGTGCGCTCGTCCCAGAGGCGGAGGGTGGGTGCCGCCTCGGCAGTATCGGCCGGGCTAAAAGTCAGCAGCAATGCCTCTGCAACTGCTGTTGCGGCGTAATTTGCCGCCATGCAGACGGCCTCCGCTAGCTGCACTGCGCTGGGCCGGGTGTGGTCGAGGGGCCGGTCGTATTCCGAAATCGCACGGGTCGCCACAAAAGTAGAAAAAACGGTGCACCGCTGCGAACCTGCCGACTGCGGCGCCTCGGCTGCGAGACGTTCGGCTGCGTAGTAGCCGCTACCGAGTGCTGGCGGAGAGCTGACGGCAGGTGCAACGGCAACCAGCATCCCTGCCGGTTTAGCTGCTTCGAAGGCCCGCACGACGGCCAGTTCTGCTGGTGAATAGGGCACCTGCATCGAGGCGACGATCCGATCGGCCATGGTGGCATTTACGCGCAAATCGAACGACTGAGATAGCGCGAAGCAGGAAGCGGCATCGAGACCGAGGCACACCACCGCAGCCCCGGCCTGCAGGCAAGATTCAGCGGTCTGGGTGAGTACTGCTGCGCTCTCGGCGAGCAGTACCAGGTCGTATCCTTCCTCGGCCAGGGCCAGGGCGATCGCGCCGCCGATCAGGCCGTCGGCACCCGCCACCAGGGCGACCCTTGCCTGCGCTTTTGCTGCCACACTTTGGGTCGTTCTTTCTGCCATGCCGCTTACCTCTTCATGCGTGGAGATGCTTGAGATTCGACAGCCCTGCCCTGCAGGAACTAGGCAAATACTAAAGACCCGGCGCTCGGGAAACCAGGCGAGAACGACCGAGATTGGTCGACTTAAGCAATTTCGCCGACCCAAACGCCCAGAGTCTCTCCAGGAAAGCGTTGGCGCTCCTGAACAATTTGAAGGACAGGCCTTAAGTGGCCGAAGTTGCGCAATTGTATCCGAGCGGTCGCTTCGTTTTAGAGCGCCCGAGTAATCTGAAGTGGCGATCTACGGCTGCCTCTATTCGTGGTTCTACCTCCCAAACAACGCAAGCGCGGCGTCATCCTGACACCCGAAGGTTATCGGCGTCTGCAAGAAGCCCGGCGTCAGATCGAGCGCCAGGAAAATCTGGGCGGGCGCTATTCTCTTGAAAACTTGAGTGAGCGCACCGGCCTCGCGCCCCGGACCGTCACCCGCGTTTTGGGCTGCGCGGAGGGCGTCGACAAGCAGACCCTGGAGCAGTTGTTCTGGGGTTTCAGTCTGGAACTGACCCGGCGCGATTACACCAGCGTCGGAGCCGCTGTCGCCCGTGAGCCTGCCGCCCCGGACACGCGCGTGAGCCTAGGTGACGCCCCGGATGTGTCGGCTTTTCACGGCCGCACCGAAGAACTGGCGCTCTTGAAGGGCTGGCTCCTGGAGGACAACTGCCGACTGGTGGCCCTGGTAGGCATGGGGGGCGTCGGCAAGACGTCCCTCGCTCTCAAGTTGTGCGAGCAGGTCCAGGGATCGTTCGAGTACGTAATCTGGCGTTCGCTGCGCAACGCGCCGCCCGCCCAGGACCTTCTGGCCGAGAGCATCCGTTTTTTCTCGGCCGGCGTTCAGAGCGACCTGCCGCCGGGTTGCTTTGGCAAGCGCGTTCTGTTGCTGCTCGATCACCTGCGCCGATATCGCTGCTTAATCGTGCTCGACAACGCAGAAACAGTGCTGGGCAGCCAGGGTTTGAGCGGCTACTGCGACGGATTCGCAGACTACAGCGAGCTGTTGCGCTGCATCGGCAGCACCGCCCACCGCAGTTGCCTGATCCTGACCAGCCGCGAGAAACCCCAGGAAGTGGCAGTCGGCGAAGGGCGGACCCAGCCGGTCCGCTCGCTCCTGGTGGGCGGTTTACCGGCGGAGTTCGGCCAGAAGATTTTGCTTGAAAAAGACCTGCAATCGCCGAGCGACGAGGCGGCGCGTGCCCTAGTTCAGCACTACTCGGGCAATCCCCTCGCGCTCAAGATGGCGGCCAGCACAATCCAGGACCTCTTCGCGGGCAGCATCTCCGACTTTATGGCCCAGGGCACGACTATCTTCGGTGAAATTCGCAACCTGCTCGCTCAGCAGTTCAACCGGCTTTCCGAGATCGAGCGCGAAATCGCCTACTGGCTTGCCATCAACCGCGAGCCGGCTTCCCAGGCGCAGTTGCGCGAAGACCTACTCTCGCCCGTCTCTAAGCTGCGGTTGCTCGAAGCGCTCGAATCACTCGGGCGGCGCTCCCTGACCGAGTCGCAGGCCACCCGCTTTACCCTGCAACCCGTTGCCCTCGAATATTTGACCGGGCGGTTGGTAGAGCAGATCTACGAAGAACTGGTCTGCGGTCGGCTGGTGCTCTTGAAAAGCCACGCCCTGCTCAAACCCCAGGGCACGGAGTATATCCAGAGCATGCAGGTCCGCTTCATCCTGGTGCCCCTGCTCGAACAATTGGTCGCCACTTTCGGCGGCAAAGAAGCGGCCGTACAACACCTCAGCCGCCTGCTGCCGGTCCTGCGCCAGGACGGCACGGAGCCCGGCTACGCTGCGGGCAACTTATTTAATCTGCTGCGCCGCCTGGGTGCCGATTTGAGCGGCTGCGACTTTTCTAACTTGAGCGTCTGGCAGGCCGACTTGCGGGGTGCCGATTTGCACCGCCTCAATTTTGCCGGTGCCAACCTGGCAAAGTCGGTCTTCACCGAGGCGGTGGGCAACGTCACCTCCCTCGCTTTCAGTCCCGACGGACGGTTGCTGGCGACGGGAGACGCAGGCAGTGTCGTTCGGTTGTGGCAGGTGGCCGATGGCAAGCAACTGGCCCTCTGCGAGGGCCACACGAGCTGGGTGTGGGCGGTCGCCTTCAGCCCCGACGGCCGCTTGATTGCCAGCGGCAGCATGGATCAGACCGTCAAGTTGTGGGACGCACGCACCTGCGAATGCATCAAGACCCTGCGTGGCCACGTCGGCCGCGTGCTGACAGTTGCCTTCAGCCCCGACGGGCGTACCCTGCTGAGCGCCGGCGACGACCAGGTAATCCGGCTCTGGGACGTCAGCTCGGGCGAGCCTGGCCTGCACCTGCCAGGCCACAACCGCTGCGTTTCCTCCGCCTGTTTTAGCCCCGACGGCCGCTTGATTGCCAGCGGCAGCATGGACCGCACCGTGCGCCTCTGGGACGCTTCCGGCCAGTGTCTTAAGACGCTCGAGGGCCACGACCACTGCGTCTTTTCAGTCGCCTTCGCGCCGGATGGCCAGACGATCGCCAGCGCCAGCCAGGACGAGACGATCAAACTCTGGCAGGTCGCAACTGGCGAATGCGAGGGCACCCTGCGCGGCCACACCAGCGTCGTCCACTCGCTGAGCTTCAGCCCCGACGGCCGGACCATCGCCAGCGCCAGCCAGGACGAGACGATCAAACTCTGGCAGGTCGCAACTGGCGAATGCGAGGGCACCCTGCGCGGCCACGAAGGTTGGGTGTGGGCAGTTGCCTTCAGCCCCGACGGCGAGACAATTGCCAGCGGCTGCGCCGCCCGGTCGGTGCGCTTCTGGGACACCATGGCCGGGATTTGCCGCATCGCCCTGCAGGGACACGCCAACTTGATGTTCTCGGTGGCCTTTGCCCCCGACGGCCGCACGCTCGCCAGCAGCAGTTCCGACCGGCGGGTTTACCTGTGGGATGTCGAAGGCAAAAGCTGCCTGGATACGTTGCGCGGCCACGAGGGTTGGGTACTCTCGGTCGCTACTTCCCCGGACGGCCGCACGCTCGCGAGTACCGGCATGGACCGTACGATCCGGCTCTGGAATACCCGTAGCGGCGCGTGCTCGAAAATTTTGCGCGGCCACGAGGGCTGGGTCTGGTCGGTGGCCTTCAGTCCAGATAGTCAGACCATCGCCAGTGCCAGCACCGATCAGACTGTGCGGCTGTGGGATGCGCGCACGGGGCAGTGCTTGCAGGTCCTGCGCGGCCACAGCGACTGGGTGTGCACGGCCAACTTCAGCCCCGACGGCCGCCTGGTGGCAAGCGGCAGCCAGGACGGTACGACCCGACTCTGGCAGACCGATACCGGCGATTGCCTGCACACCCTCGCAGGGGAAGGTGGCAGCGTGCGGGCGGTGAGCTTCAGCCCGACTGCGCCGCTTGTCGCCTGTGTTGGCGACGGGCGCACCGTCCGCATCTGGGACATCCAGGCTAAAAGCTGGCTCCATGTCCTGGAGGGCCACACCAACGGGATCTGGGCTGCTGCCTTCGCTCCTGATGGGCAAACGCTTGCCACCGCCGGTGCCGACCGGACAATCAGGCTGTGGGATGTGAAAGCGGGCTGCAACCTGCGCGTTCTGGAGGGCCACACCAATCTGGTCTTCGACGTCACCTTCAGCCCGGACGGAGGCCTGATGGCGAGCGGCAGCCAGGACGAGACGGTCAAACTCTGGCAACCCGACGGCACCTGCGACACCCTGGTGGCGACCAAACCTTACGAAGGGATGAACATCGCCGGCGTCCTGGGGTTGACCAGGGCTCAGAAGCTCACCCTCAAAGCGCTGGGAGCGGTAGAGGTGTTCGCTGAGGACTCTAGTCAGACCCGGCCAAACTCCAATACTTAGCCGCCAAATGCCAGGTACCTGCCGGACCAATGCCAGAAAATCGGTCAGCCTGTCTTGTTGACCGGCCCCACAGCGATATATAGTAAGTTACCTAATTACTAGGCCCTACTATGTTCACACTGCCCGACATGCCACAGGATAGGGCGTTGCTGGAGTTGGCGGACCGGTTCTCCGAATCGGAAGCGACTTCTTTGAGAGCTTTCCTCGCCTTCCTGCACGTATCTGCTGAGACTTACGAAGCTTACAACGTCCACTTTGCCCGCTACGGCCTCTCGGACGGCCGCTTCAGCCTGTTGATTTTTCTGCTCACCGAGCGCGAGCGGGTGCCGACGCCCTCCGACTGTGCCGAGCGGTTGGGAGTCACCCGCGCGACCGTCACGGGGTTGCTCGACGGTCTGGAGCGCGAAGGGTTGATCAGAAGGGAGCCACGCCCCGGAGACGGACGGATGTTGGCGGTGCGCCTGACCGAACAGGGTCAAAAACTGCTCGAAGGCATGCTGCCAGACCATTTTCGGCGGATCACGGCCTGTACCTCCCACCTCACCGAAATCGAAAAAATGCTGCTGATCTCGCTCGTTGTCAGGCTGCGGTCCGGGCTACCTGCCTTGAGCGAGCGTTAAAGCGTCAAATCGAGCACTCTCAGAGCCCTCTGCCAGGAAATGGCAGGAAATGGCAGAGGGCTCTACTGAACATCGGCAAAGGGAATCCGATGGCAAAAATAAAATTTTTATTAGCCGCCATACTAAACTGAGATTCTCTGCTATCCTATGTTTAGGTGCCTAACAAATAGGCTCCTCCCCGCGCTAGCACCGCTGAATCCTTCCCCGGTGCTCCGACGTCTTCCAGAAGTCCGTTGAAGCGACGGCCAGCGAACGAAGTTTCTTTATTTTCAGACCCAAGCGGAACGTCCTGCCCAGTGACTCCGCGTGCTCGTTGACAAAGACGGGCTGTTTTAAGCAAAACCTTAGACCGCATCCATCTAAATAGGAGCGAGAAATGAACCTCAACAGCATTGCTCATGTCCTCGACCAGATGCACATCTCGTTTGCAGAGTTGACCGTCTATTCGAAGCTCAAGGCGGATGTCGGGATGGATTCACTGGAACTGATCGACTTCGAGTGTTTCTTTGAGGAACTATTTGATGTCCGTCTCGATTGGGAGACCATGCAGGCCGATCCGTCGGTGCAGGAAGTGATCGACCAGGCTCTCTCAAAGCTGAGTGCAGGGGCAGTCCAGACCAGATGCTGCCACTCCGCTCTGGCCGCTTAGCTGCCACTGATCTCAACCGCAAGAGGGCTCATTTCATGAAAATCAGGCGAGTCGTAGTCACCGGCATGGGAACCATCAATCCGATTGGTGGCAACTTGAAAGACTTCTGGTCCAACTGTTGCCGTGGAACCTCAGGAGTGCAGCCGATTTCGGCGTTCGAGATTCCAGACGGGCAGAGTAAGATTGCCGGTCTTGTTAAAGAAGGTGGCCCGACGGCTGCGCTGGTGGACCGCAGCTACCACTTCACCCTGACCTGTGCTGCAGAAGCGCTGCAAATGGCGGGCCTCGGAGACGGGCAAGCCGCGCAGAACCTGGACCCGGAGCGCTGCGGCGTCTTTCTCGGCACCTCCACAGCGCAACTGGGCAGCATGGAACAGGAGTATCTCGACCGAACCGGCGCCCCTGCGCAGCCCAATCTGCTGAGTGCACCGGACACTTTTCATTTCAATACCGTCGCCAGGCTCCTGGCTAGGCACTTTAACTTTCAAGGCGGGCACGCAACGCTTTCCACCGCCTGCGCCAGTGCGCTCGATGCCATCGGCTACGCCGTGGATGCGATCCGCTGCGGGGAGGTCGATGTGGCGGTTACCGGGGCGTCCGAGGCACCGATTACCCCTTTGATGGTGGCCAGTTTCGCCAAGATTGGGGCCACCTCCCTGCACAACGCCGAACCCCAGAAGGCGAGCCGTCCTTTCGACCAAGACCGCGACGGCTTTGTGCTCGCCGAGGGCTGCGGCATCCTCGTCCTAGAAGCGCTTGAACACGCCCTCGCTCGCGGTGCCCGAATCTATGCAGAACTGCCCGGCCACGCGAGCACTAATAGCTACCACCACATGACCGGCATTCCCAAAGACGGCGCGAGCATCGCCCGCTCTGCAATGTTGGCACTCGCAGACGCCGGACTCAGGCCCGCCGACATCGACGCCATCTATGCCCACGGCTCCTCGACCCCGGCAAATGACCTCGCGGAGTCAAACGCCTTTCACCAGTTGCTTCAGGAGCGGGCCTGCACCGTGCCGGTCACCTCTCTCAAGTCGCAATACGGAAATCCGCTCTCGGCGTCGAGCAGCATCGAGGTGATCGCGGCGGTGATGTCCATCAACACAGGTCTCATCCCACCTACTATCAACCTGGAGCGACAAGATCCGCTGATTGCGCTCGATGTCGTTGCACCCGAGGCCCGGCAGATTCCGGTGCGCTGCGTGCTGAAGACCGGCAGCGGTTTTTCTGGAATCCACTCAAGCTTGATCATTCGCCAATACGAGGGGGCAGCTCATGGATAACCACCAACCCTGCGCAATCACCGGAGCCGGCTTTGCAACGCCGATGGGCAACGACCCAGATGCGCTCTGGAACACCTTGCAGCAGGGCAAGCCTCTGTTTGACGCCTTCGCACCCCAGCGAAACGGCCCGACCTACCAGGTCGCCCGCGTCGACGACAGCACTCTCGACCACCGACTACCCAGTCGGCAGCTGCGCAAGCTCGACCGCTTCACGATCCTGGCGTTGGCGGCCTCGCACCAGGCACTCGCCAGTTGCGGCCTCGAAATTAGCGACAGTAATCGCGATCGGATCGGCATCTACCTTGGCAACAGCACCGGCGGCTGGGGTTTTGTGGAGCCAATCCTGGGAGCGGTCTACGCAACCCAGATGCAGACAGCCAGTCCTTACGCAATCACCGCCTGGTTTCCCTCGGCTCCCCAGGGTGAGATTTCGATCCTCTACAAGATTGGCGGCTTCAGCAAAACAATCGCCGCCGACCGGATCAGTGCCGGGCTGGCCCTGGAGCAGGCCGTCCGCAAAATTGACGCCGGCTCGATGGATGTGATGCTCGTCGGCGGTGCCGAATCGCCCTTCAGCGGCATGTTGTTAAACGCCTACCAGGCGAGCGGACACTCCTCGAGCAGCGGGCAATACCGGCCCTTCAGCCGTGCGGCGGACGGTAGCCTGCTCGGCGAAGGGGCAGCTCTGTTCGTCGTCGAAGGGGAAGCACAGGCCCGTGCGCGCGGCGCCAAGATCCACTGCCGGGTACTGGGCATCGGCAAGGGGCGCTCCTTGGCCTCGGCCATCTGGAATTGCCTGCGCGCGGCGAACGTACCGCAGGAGGCAATCGACTACGTCGTCCTCGACGGCAGTGGCCGCCCGGACGCAGACCAGGGCGAGTACCAGGCAATTGCCGAAACCCTCGGCCGCAATCCAAATCTGCGCATGAGCGCACCCAAATCCATGTACGGCAACCTCCTGGGTGCTGGCATGGCGGTAGATCTGTTGATCGGCGCATTGAGTCTGGAGCGACAGGCCGTGCTCCCGACCGCGATATCGGGCTTAATCGAAGTGCCGCCCGTCGGCAAACATGTCTTGGCCGCCGAGTCCTGCCCTCTAGAGTACGTACTCGTCAACGGGCGCGACGAGGCCGGGCAGAGCCTGGTAGCGCTGCTTGGTCGGGCCTGACCCGCTTCTGGCGGCAGCTTGGCTTGGTGCTCCGGGGTGTCGGGGAGGGGCACCCCCTTGACCCGGGGCGGTTGGAGAGCGCGAGAGGGGGTGCCCCCTCTCGCCCATCCGCAGTCGTGCGAAGCCAAAAAGCCCCAGCAGGCCCAGGAAAAATCTTTCATGTGTACCATGCCGCTCAACCCGGATGCGATAGGACATCCGGCACCTGAAACCTGCTTTCAGCGTTTATGGGTGACCGGCGATCACTTTGAGAGCGGCTTCCCGGTCGCGGTGCAACTGCGCCACCAGTTCGCCCGGCGAGCCGAATTTTTGCTCGGGGCGCAAGTAGCGCTCCAGGGCAATTTTCATGTGCTGGCCGTACAGATCGCCCTCCCAATCGAGCACGTGCACCTCGATGGTGCGCCTGAGGCCGTCGAAGGTGGGGCGCAGCCCGAGATTGAGCAATCCCCAGCGCTGCTGCACTCCCCAGCGGGCGCTCACCAGGTACACACCGTCCTTGGGCAGAAACTTGCGCCCGCTCACCTGCAAATTCGCAGTCGCAAATCCCAACAAACGGCCGCGCTGATCGCCGCGCACCACCTCGCCTTCGAGGCCGTAGGCGCGGCCGAGCAGCAACCGGGCCAGATCGAGATCGCCGCAGCCTAGAGC
Protein-coding sequences here:
- a CDS encoding 4'-phosphopantetheinyl transferase family protein: METRLLLADDALTGASVGELASGDLHVWCVSLQALGPVDRWRRTLDPEECARAGRYHFERDRDLFIIGRGVLRTILSGYLQCEPVDLDFGYGSSGKPALAGAFVASPLRFNLSHSAGLALYAVTLNREIGIDIEYNRSTLVVESLVERYFSKREAAAFRVLPADKRRQAFFRSWTCKEACLKATGDGLTAPLDRVEVGFDGDGPARLLAIDGDKKAAAGWSLRELQPAFNYAAALAVQGLLGRLLWRRWPQSSNQPD
- a CDS encoding MbtH family protein, which codes for MTQPIGVEAPQDLYQVVVNHEEQYSIWAVGDPPPLGWLAAGKRGSKAECLAHIDAVWLDMRPLSLRKQEPATDNWDETICGHKPSS
- a CDS encoding NB-ARC domain-containing protein, which encodes MVLPPKQRKRGVILTPEGYRRLQEARRQIERQENLGGRYSLENLSERTGLAPRTVTRVLGCAEGVDKQTLEQLFWGFSLELTRRDYTSVGAAVAREPAAPDTRVSLGDAPDVSAFHGRTEELALLKGWLLEDNCRLVALVGMGGVGKTSLALKLCEQVQGSFEYVIWRSLRNAPPAQDLLAESIRFFSAGVQSDLPPGCFGKRVLLLLDHLRRYRCLIVLDNAETVLGSQGLSGYCDGFADYSELLRCIGSTAHRSCLILTSREKPQEVAVGEGRTQPVRSLLVGGLPAEFGQKILLEKDLQSPSDEAARALVQHYSGNPLALKMAASTIQDLFAGSISDFMAQGTTIFGEIRNLLAQQFNRLSEIEREIAYWLAINREPASQAQLREDLLSPVSKLRLLEALESLGRRSLTESQATRFTLQPVALEYLTGRLVEQIYEELVCGRLVLLKSHALLKPQGTEYIQSMQVRFILVPLLEQLVATFGGKEAAVQHLSRLLPVLRQDGTEPGYAAGNLFNLLRRLGADLSGCDFSNLSVWQADLRGADLHRLNFAGANLAKSVFTEAVGNVTSLAFSPDGRLLATGDAGSVVRLWQVADGKQLALCEGHTSWVWAVAFSPDGRLIASGSMDQTVKLWDARTCECIKTLRGHVGRVLTVAFSPDGRTLLSAGDDQVIRLWDVSSGEPGLHLPGHNRCVSSACFSPDGRLIASGSMDRTVRLWDASGQCLKTLEGHDHCVFSVAFAPDGQTIASASQDETIKLWQVATGECEGTLRGHTSVVHSLSFSPDGRTIASASQDETIKLWQVATGECEGTLRGHEGWVWAVAFSPDGETIASGCAARSVRFWDTMAGICRIALQGHANLMFSVAFAPDGRTLASSSSDRRVYLWDVEGKSCLDTLRGHEGWVLSVATSPDGRTLASTGMDRTIRLWNTRSGACSKILRGHEGWVWSVAFSPDSQTIASASTDQTVRLWDARTGQCLQVLRGHSDWVCTANFSPDGRLVASGSQDGTTRLWQTDTGDCLHTLAGEGGSVRAVSFSPTAPLVACVGDGRTVRIWDIQAKSWLHVLEGHTNGIWAAAFAPDGQTLATAGADRTIRLWDVKAGCNLRVLEGHTNLVFDVTFSPDGGLMASGSQDETVKLWQPDGTCDTLVATKPYEGMNIAGVLGLTRAQKLTLKALGAVEVFAEDSSQTRPNSNT
- a CDS encoding ABC transporter ATP-binding protein; protein product: MTAQALIRLEGITKRFSTDELETHALANVHLEIYPGEFVSITGPSGCGKSTLLSILGLLDSISEGRYILNGTPVERLSVDERSRIRNREIGIIFQSFNLIGDLTVAENVELPLTYRGLSAPQRKQAVEQALEQVGMSHRLRHYPAQLSGGQQQRVAVARALAGTPAILLADEPTGNLDSTNGEAVMELLRALHRAGTTICMVTHEPRFTSYGDRTVWMLDGQVIGVGKAGEMASQSQAGVSH
- a CDS encoding acyl carrier protein, translating into MNLNSIAHVLDQMHISFAELTVYSKLKADVGMDSLELIDFECFFEELFDVRLDWETMQADPSVQEVIDQALSKLSAGAVQTRCCHSALAA
- a CDS encoding MarR family winged helix-turn-helix transcriptional regulator; translation: MFTLPDMPQDRALLELADRFSESEATSLRAFLAFLHVSAETYEAYNVHFARYGLSDGRFSLLIFLLTERERVPTPSDCAERLGVTRATVTGLLDGLEREGLIRREPRPGDGRMLAVRLTEQGQKLLEGMLPDHFRRITACTSHLTEIEKMLLISLVVRLRSGLPALSER
- a CDS encoding efflux RND transporter periplasmic adaptor subunit, coding for MDIPRATKAHNRYLRLLLYSGVAVGGLALVSFAVSNLQPALPGVDRATVLVDTVKRGTMLRQVRGLGTLISEQVHWIASTTEGRVERILVKPGAIVKPDTVLLELSNPILEQSTADLRLQLQGAEAELTNLGVELESQLLTQKAALAAVESEYSQAKIQNDVDQDLTRQDLLPKLTARLSQVRAAELGTRSKLEQQRVAIATRAAAARLAVQRSKIDQLRSRLQLQQSQLQALRVRAGTSGVLQLLPPEVGQQLTTGTNLARIADPKQLKAELKIAEAQAKDVQIGQPASVDTHNGLIPGRVTRIDPAVQNGTVTVDLALSGPLPAGARLDLSVDGVIELERLEDVLYIGRPASGQDRSTVGLFKMIRGTDDAQRVQVRLGRSSVNTAEVLEGLQVGDQVILSDMSAQEKAERIRLQ